The following proteins are encoded in a genomic region of Triticum dicoccoides isolate Atlit2015 ecotype Zavitan chromosome 1B, WEW_v2.0, whole genome shotgun sequence:
- the LOC119349856 gene encoding protein phosphatase 2C 53-like isoform X2: MDALGGALPRLALADADAGPDDACGSPCSVASDCSSVASADFEGLFSPSGADAAPPSLLSDDLPAAAAEAAAVPGGACRSVFALDSPPLWGLESVCGRRPEMEDAAAVVPRFYRVPLWMVAGDGAAVDGLDRASFRLPAHFFAVYDGHGGAQVADYCREKLHAALVEELRAAEDRVGGCDDLSSLDSKKQWEKAFVDCFCRVDTEVEAPDSAGSTAVTAVLCSSHIIVSNCGDSRAVLCRGKAPLPLSLDHKPNREDEYARIEALGGKVIQWNGYRVLGVLAMSRSIDT; this comes from the exons ATGGACGCCCTAGGCGGCGCGCTGCCGCGGCTCGCcctcgccgacgccgacgccgggcCGGACGACGCGTGCGGGAGCCCCTGCTCCGTCGCCAGCGACTGCAGCAGCGTCGCCTCCGCCGACTTCGAGGGCCTCTTCTCCCCCTCCGGCGCCGACGCGGCCCCGCCCTCGCTCCTCTCCGACGACCTGCCCGCGGCCGCCGCCGAGGCCGCGGCGGTCCCCGGCGGCGCCTGCAGGAGCGTCTTCGCCCTCGACTCCCCGCCGCTCTGGGGGCTCGAGTCCGTCTGCGGCCGCCGCCCGGAGATGGaggacgccgccgccgtcgtcccgcGATTCTACCGCGTCCCGCTCTGGATggtcgccggcgacggcgccgcGGTCGACGGCCTTGACCGCGCCTCCTTCCGCCTCCCCGCCCACTTCTTCGCCGTCTACGACGGCCACGGCGGCGCCCAAGTCGCCGACTATTGCCGGGAGAAGCTCCACGCCGCGCTCGTCGAAGAGCTACGCGCCGCAGAGGACCGTGTCGGCGGATGCGACGACCTGAGCTCCCTGGACTCCAAGAAACAGTGGGAGAAGGCATTCGTGGACTGCTTCTGCCGCGTCGACACCGAGGTCGAGGCGCCGGACAGCGCGGGGTCGACGGCGGTGACCGCGGTCCTTTGCTCGTCCCACATCATCGTCTCCAACTGCGGGGACTCGCGGGCGGTGCTGTGCCGGGGCAAGGCGCCATTGCCGCTCTCTCTGGACCATAAG CCCAACAGGGAAGACGAGTACGCGAGGATCGAGGCGCTGGGCGGCAAGGTCATCCAGTGGAATGGATATCGAGTTCTCGGTGttcttgccatgtcgcg